The following coding sequences are from one Rattus rattus isolate New Zealand chromosome 11, Rrattus_CSIRO_v1, whole genome shotgun sequence window:
- the LOC116912874 gene encoding 40S ribosomal protein S11-like: MTEIQTKRAYPNQPTIFQKKTCVLLIETGKEKLPRYYKNIGLSFKTPKEAIEGSYIDKKCPFTGIVSIRGWILSGFMTKMKMKRTIVIHRDYLHYILKYVCIEKRHKNMSVHLSSFQGCPDQCDIVTVGECRPLSKTVQFSVLKVIKAAGTKKRFQKF, translated from the coding sequence ATGACAGAGATTCAGACGAAGCGTGCTTACCCAAATCAGCCTACAATCTTTCAAAAGAAGACGTGTGTTTTGCTCATAGAAACCGGCAAGGAAAAACTCCCTCGGTACTACAAAAACATTGGTCTAAGTTTCAAGACACCCAAAGAGGCCATTGAAGGCTCCTACATAGACAAGAAATGTCCCTTCACAGGCATTGTCTCCATCAGAGGTTGGATCCTGTCTGGTTTCATGacaaagatgaagatgaagaggacCATTGTTATCCACCGAGACTATCTCCATTACATCCTAAAGTATGTCTGCATTGAGAAGCGTCACAAGAACATGTCTGTTCACCTGTCCTCATTTCAGGGATGTCCAGATCAGTGTGACATTGTCACTGTTGGAGAGTGCAGGCCCCTGAGCAAGACTGTACAATTCAGTGTGCTCAAGGTTATCAAGGCGGCTGGCACCAAGAAGCGGTTTCAGAAATTCTAA